The Nocardioides sp. cx-173 genome segment GCGAGCACCTCGGCACCGACGGGCTGGCGGCCAGGCGCGCCCACCAGCAGCTCGACTTCACCTGGGCGCTGGTCCGCGACGAGCTCGACCAGCGCCTGCGCCACTCGCCCGGGGTCCGCGAGATCCGCGACGAGGTCCGCGCGGCCGTGCTGGCCGGTGACCTGCCGGCCACCGTCGCGGCCGACCGGCTGCTCGCGGCCTACGACCGCGAGTCAGAGACGGGCGGTGGACGGCCTGGCTGATCGAGGACTCCGGTCCCGTGACGTCGAGCCAGCTGCGTCAACTAGCCTGGATGGGACATGACCGACATCACCGCTGTGATCTCCGACGTCGTCGACAAGTACGACGCCGAGCTGATCGAGCTGCGCCGCGATCTGCACGCGCACCCCGAGCTGTCCTGGGAAGAGACCCGCACCACCGACATCGTCGCCGCGAAGGTCGAGGCGGCCGGGTGGCGCGTGAGCCGGCTGACGCGCACCGGGATCGTGGCGGAGATCGGCCACGGGGAGCGCGTGGTCGCCCTGCGCGCGGACATGGACGCGCTGCCGGTCAAGGACGTGACCGGCGACCCGTGGGCCAGCACTGTGCCCGGGGCGGCCCACGCCTGCGGCCACGACGTCCACACGACCGCCCTGATCGGGGCCGCGCAGGCGCTCGGTGCGGTGGCCGACACGGGCCTCCTGCCGGGGCGCGTGCGGCTGCTGTTCCAGCCGGCCGAGGAGGTCATGCCCGGCGGGGCCTTGGACCTGATCGCCCAGGGGGCCATCGCGGGGGTCGAGCGGGTCTTCGCACTGCACTGCGACCCGGCTGTCGACGTGGGCCGGGTGGGGCTGCGCTCGGGGCCGCTCACGAGCGCCGCGGACCGGATCGAGGTGCACCTGCGGGGGACCGGCGGTCACACCTCCCGACCGCACCTGACCGGCGACCTCACCTTCGCGCTCGCCAAGGTCACCACCGAGCTCCCCGCGGTGCTGAGCCGCCGGATGGACCCACGCGCCGGTGTGAGCGTGGTGTGGGGAGTGGTCCAGGCCGGCTCGGCGCCGAACGTGATCCCCGACCGCGGCCTGGTCGGGGGGACCGTGCGGATCCTCGACGCCGTCGCCTGGAGCGAGTGCGAGACGATCATCCGCGAGGCCGTCATCGACATCGTCCGCCCCTACGGCGTCACCGCCACGCTCGACTACCAGCAGGGCGTCCCGCCCGTGGTCAACGAGGTGCGCTCCAACGAGATCCTCGCGGCCTCGGTGCACGACGTGCTGGGGCCAGGGGCCCAGGTCGAGGTGCATCAGAGCCTCGGGGGTGAGGACTTCGGCTGGTACCTGGACCGGGTGCCCGGCGCGATGATGCGCCTGGGCACCCGCACGCCGGGGGGCGCCACCTACGACCTCCACCAAGGCAACCTGCGCGTCGACGAGAGGGCCGTCGGCATCGGCGCCCGGCTGCTCGCGCGGTCGGCCACGCGTGCTTTGGTCACCGACTGGTAACAACCGTGACATTTCCCGACCTCCCGGCATGTCGGGGGAAATACGACGGCTAGGGTGCGTCGAGAGCCCGGGGTGGGCATCACCACGGTTTGACGTGCAGGAGGCACTGTGAAGAAGACGGTACGCATGGCGGCAGTCGTAGGACTGGCCGTCGCTAGCCTTGCGGCGTGCGGCGAGAAGTCCGACGACAACGACGGCGGCGACAAGGCGAAGTCGATCGACTTCAAGGCGTGCATGGTGTCCGACTCGGGCGGCTTCGACGACAAGTCGTTCAACCAGACCTCGCTGAAGGGTCTGACCGACGCCGAGGACGAGATCGGCGTGGAGGCCGCGACGGTGGAGTCGGCGAGCGACGCCGAGTACGCCGACAACATCCAGAGCCTGGTCGACGAGGGCTGCAAGGAGATCACGACGGTCGGCTTCCTGCTCGGTGACGCGACCCGTGCCGCGGCCGAGAAGAACGGCGACGTCGACTTCGCGATCGTGGACTTCGAGTTCACCGACGCCAAGACCTTCGAGCCCAACCCGCCCGAGAACGCCAAGGGCCTGATGTTCGACACCGGTCAGCCGTCGTACCTCGCGGGCTACCTCGCCGCGGGCACGTCCAAGACCGGCAAGGTGGGCACGTTCGGGGGCCTCAACATCCCGACCGTCACCATCTTCATGGAGGGCTTCCGCAAGGGCGTCGAGGCCTACAACGAGGCCAAGGGCACCGACGTCCAGGTCATCGGCTGGGACGGCAAGGACGGGTCCTTCACCGAGGACTTCGAGGACCAGGCCAAGGGCCAGCAGGTCGCCGAGCAGATGATCCAGCAGGGCGCGGACATCATCTTCCCGGTCGCCGGTCCCGCCGGGCTGGGTGGCCTCAAGGCCGCCAAGGACAACAGCGCCTGGGGCATCTGGGTCGACACCGACGGCTGCGAGTCGGCCGCGGAGTACTGCGACATCCTCCTCACCTCGGTGGTGAAGGCCATGGACGTCGCCGTCAAGGACGCCATCCAGGCCTCCGTGGACGACACCTTCAACAACGAGGTCTACACCGGCACGCTGGAGAACGGCGGCGTCGGCCTGGCCGACTTCGGGCCGGACGTGTCCGAGGAGCTTCAGTCCGAGGTCGAGGACCTCAAGGACAAGCTGATCTCGGGCGAGATCACGCTCGACTGATACCGCACGACCACTAGCCGGCCGGGACGGGGGACACCTCGTTCCGGCCGGTTTCGTTCATGGCATATTGAGGCACCGTTCGCTACCCCGGTGGGGCCAGGAGGAGTTCGATGAGGCTCGAGATCAAGGGGCTGACCAAGAGGTTCGGTTCGTTCACCGCCAACGACGGCATCGACCTGACCATCGAGCCCGGTGAGATCCACTGCCTGCTGGGTGAGAACGGCGCGGGCAAGTCCACGCTCATGAACATGCTCTACGGGCTCCTGGACCCGACCGAGGGCGAGATCCTGCTGGACGGCACCCCGGTCACGTTCGAGACGCCCGGCGACGCCATGGCGGCCGGGATCGGGATGGTGCACCAGCACTTCATGCTGGTCCCGGTGTTCACCGTCGCGGAGAACGTCATGCTCGGACGCGAGCAGACCCACGCGCTGGGGGTCCTCAACCGCAAGCAGGCCGCCGCCAAGGTGCGCGAGCTGTCGGACCGCTACCGGCTGGCCGTCGACCCCGAGGCCCTCGTGGAGAACATCCCGGTGGGCGTGCAGCAGCGGGTGGAGATCATCAAGGCCCTCGCCAACGACGCCAAGGTCCTGATCCTCGACGAGCCGACGGCGGTGCTCACCCCGCAGGAGATCGACGAGCTCATGGAGATCATGCGAGCGCTCAAGGAGCGCGGCACCTCGATCATCTTCATCACCCACAAGCTCCGCGAGGTCAAGGCGATCGGCGACAAGATCAGCGTGATCCGCCGCGGCAAGCTGGTCGGCACCGCCGAGCCGTCCGCGAGCGAGGCCGAGCTCGCCGAGATGATGGTGGGACGCGCGGTCAAGCTCAAGGTCGACAAGGCCCCGGCCGAGCCGGGCGCCACCGTCCTCGACGTCCAGGGCATGACCGTCATCGACAACCGCGGCGTCGCCGTCGTCAAGGACGTCTCGTTCGAGGCGCGGGCGGGCGAGGTGCTGGGCATCGCCGGGGTGCAGGGCAACGGCCAGACCGAGCTGATCAAGTCGCTGCTCGGGCTGCTCAAGCCGTCCGCGGGCGAGATCCTCCTCGAGGGGCAGAACATCAGTCGCCACGGCCCGAGGGAGAGCCTCGACGACGGCATCGGCTACATCCCCGAGGACCGCTCCCACGACGGCTACGTCGGACCGTTCAGCGTCCGCGAGAACCTCGTGCTGGACCTCTACCGCAACGACGAGTTCTCCCACGGGATGCGGCTGGACCTCGACGCCATGACCCGCAACGCGGCGCACCGGATCGAGGAGTTCGACATCCGCACCGAGACCATGGAGACGCCGGTCAGCTCGCTGTCGGGCGGCAACCAGCAGAAGGTGGTCGTGGCCCGGGAGTTCTCCCGCCCGCTCAAGGTCCTCATCGCCGCCCAGCCGACCCGCGGCGTCGACGTGGGCTCGATCGAGTTCATCCACCAGCGCATCATCCAGGAGCGCGACCACGGGACCGCGGTGATCATCGTCTCCACCGAGCTGGACGAGATCTTCGCGCTGTCCGACCGCATCGCGGTCATGTTCGACGGCCGCATCGTCGGCACCGTGTCGCCGGACATCAAGCGCGAGGACATCGGCCTGATGATGGCCGGCGCCCACGATCCAGAGGAGGTGTCGGCGTGACCGACGCGACGACGACCGGCCCGCCGCCGGAGGGCGAGGCCGCCCCGCCCCCGGCGAGCCCCGAGCAGCCCCGCCGGCCCGAGCGCGCCGGCGCAGCCTGGCTCCCGGACGTGACCACGACGCTCGCGGCGATCGGCCTGGCCCTGGTCATCGGCGCGCTGCTGATCGGCCTGAGCGACGAGGAGGCCGTCGAGGCGCTGCCCTACCTCTTCTCCTACCCGCAGGACTTCTTCAGCGCCGCGGGACGGGCGATCTGGGACTCCTACTCCGCGTTGGTGAGCGGCTCGGTCGGTGACCTGGACTCGATCGGCACCACCCTCGTGCGCAGCGCACCCCTGATCTGCGCCGGGCTCGGCGTGACCCTGGCGTTTCGCGCGGGGCTGTTCAACATCGGCGCCCAGGGCCAGCTGGTGGTGGGAGCGCTCTTCGCGGGGTACGTCGGGTTCACGTGGGACCTGCCCGCACCGATCCACATCGTGGCGGCGCTGCTCGCCGGCATGATCGGCGGCGCCCTGTGGGGTGCCACCGCCGGCATCCTCAAGGCGCGCACCGGCGCGCACGAGGTCATCACCACGATCATGCTCAACTACCTGGCGACGAAGTTCCTGCTCAACTACCTGCTCAGCAAGGACGCCTTCCAGCGTGCCGGCAGCGACAACGCGCAGTCGCCGGCGCCGCTGGACTCCGCGATCCTGCCGTCGCTCGGCACGGTGCACGCCGGCGTCGCGCTCGCGTTCCTGGCCGCGGTCGCGGTGTGGTGGCTCATCGAGCGCAGCACGTTCGGCTTCCAGCTCCGGGCCGTCGGTGCCAACGCGGACGCCGCCCGCACGGCGGGCATGAACGTGGCGCGCGTCTACACGATGGCCATGCTCCTCGCCGGGCTCCTCGCGGGCCTGGCTGCGACGATGAACATCCTCGGCAAGGGCGACTCGCTGAGCGGCGGCATGGCCGGCACGATCGGCTTCGACGCCATCACCGTCGCCCTGCTCGGACGGGCGACGCCGCTCGGCACCGTGCTGGCCGGCCTGCTGTTCGGGGCCCTGAGCGTCGGCGGCGTGGCCATGCAGGCCAGCGCCGGAACGCCGGACGAGCTGGCCTACGTGCTCCAGGCGCTGATCGTGCTGTTCGTCGCCGCACCCGCGCTCGTGCGCGGTGCGCTGCGGATGCGAGGACAAGGCGGGGCAACCACCGTCATGGCGAAGGGATGGGGCTCATGACCGTCACGCTCGAGACCCAGACCGGCGAGGTGGCCAAGGTCCGCGGGCCGGCCGACGTCCGCCGGCAGGTGAAGATGGTCGTCCTGTTCGCACTGGTCACCCTGGCGCTGGCGATCTTCTACCTCGACATCCAGGACCCCGCGGTCCGCTACCTCCTCGACAACACTCCGGGCGAGGAGCCGCAGGAAGCCAACGCCAAGGTCGTCGTCGCGGTCGCGTTCGCGGTCAGCCTCGTCGCCCTGGTGCTGGCGGCCCTCAACAAGCTGCCCCCGGGGGCGCTCACGGTCGCCGCCGCCGTCCTCGTCGGTCTGGCGTTCCTGGTGGGCTTCATCGTCTGGAACTACACCGACCAGAGCGGCCCCGGCCAGCTGACCATCACCAATCCGCTGCCGGGCACGGTGAAGTACGCCGTGCCGCTGGTCTTCGGGGCTCTCGCGGGCACACTGTGCGAGCGGGCAGGCGTCATCAACATCGCGATCGAGGGTCAGTTCCTCATGGCGGCGTTCTTCGCCGCGGTGGTGGCCAGCTTCGCCGGGCGAGCCGAGTACGGCCTCCTCGGGGGGATCGCAGCGGGTGTCGCGATGGCGGCGCTGCTCGCGGTCTTCGCCATGCGCTACCGCGTCAACCAGGTGGTGCTCGGGGTCGTGCTGATCGCGCTGGCGACGGGCCTGACCGACTTCCTGCTCAGCCAGATCCCCAGCGACCAGGACGTGCGCGACAAGCTCAACAACCCCCAGACGCTCGGCCCGCTCCCGGACGCCGGGATCCCGTTCCTGTCGTCGCTCGCCGACTCCCTCACCGGCATCCCGGTGCTCGGCCCCACGGTCTTCAACCAGACGCTGTTGGCCTACCTCATGTACGTCTCGGTCATCGTGGTCGCCTTCGTGCTCTTCCAGACCCGTTGGGGCCTGCGCGTGCGCTCGGTGGGCGAGCACCCCAAGGCCGCGGACACGGTCGGCCTCAAGGTCAACCGGCTCCGGTGGCAGGCGGTGCTCCTGGGCGGCGTCTTCGCCGGACTCGGCGGTGCCTACTTCACCGTCGGCTCCAACGGGGCCTTCGCCTCCGACATGTCGGCCGGCAACGGCTTCATCGCGCTCGCGGCCGTGATCATGGGGCGCTGGCACCCGGTCTACGCCACCTTCGCCGCGCTGTTCTTCGGGCTGATGACCACCTTGTCGTTCCAGCTGAAGTTCATCGAGAAGGTGCCCTCGGACCTGCTGGTCGCGCTGCCCTACCTCGCGACGATCATCGCCGTGGCCGGACTGGTGGGCCGGGTGCGGCCACCGGCCGCCGACGGCGAGCCGTACGTCAAGAGCTGACGTGGACTTCGACTGGGAGGCCCTGCGCGCCCACGCCGTCGAGATCGCCGGACGCGCGTATGCGCCCTACAGCGGCTACCGCGTCGGGGCCGCGGCGCTGGCCGACGACGGGCGGCTGCTCGTGGGCTGCAACGTCGAGAACGCGTCCTACGGTGTGGGGCTCTGCGCGGAGTGCGGACTGGTCTCGCAGCTCTCGGCCACCGGTGGCGGCCGGCTGACGCACTTCGTGTGCGTCAACGGCGAGAGCCAGGTGATCATGCCGTGCGGGCGGTGCCGTCAGCTGCTCTCCGAGCACGGTGGGCCGGAGCTGCTGCTCATGACTCCCGAGGGCGTGCGCCCGATGACCGAGGTGCTTCCCCAGGCGTTCGGTCCCGCCGACCTGACCTGAGCCGGCGTTCCCTAGGGTTGCTGGTCGGAGGTACGACATGAGTGAGCACGACGCGATCGAGGTGATCTCGGCCAAGCGAGACGGCCGAGAGCTGAGCGACAGCCAGATCGACTGGGTCATCGACGCCTACACCCGAGGCGGAGTCGCCGACGAGCAGATGGCGTCGCTGGCGATGGCGATCCTGCTCAACGGGATGAGCCGCCCCGAGATCGCCCGGTGGACCGCCGCGATGATCGCGTCGGGGGAGCGGATGGACTTCTCCAGCCTGTCCCGGCCGACCGCCGACAAGCACTCCACCGGCGGGGTGGGGGACAAGATCACCCTCCCGCTGGCGCCCCTCGTCGCCGCGTGCGGCGTGGCCGTGCCACAGCTGTCGGGACGCGGACTCGGCCACACGGGCGGCACCCTCGACAAGCTCGAGTCCATCCCGGGGTGGCGAGCGGCGCTGTCCAACGAGGAGCTGCTCGCCCAGCTCGAGTCCGTGGGTGCGGTCATCTGTGCGGCGGGTGACGGCCTGGCCCCCGCCGACAAGAAGCTCTACGCCCTGCGCGACGTCACCGGCACGGTGGAGGCGATCCCGCTGATCGCCTCCTCGATCATGAGCAAGAAGATCGCCGAGGGCACGGGCGCCCTGGTGCTGGACGTCAAGGTCGGCACCGGTGCCTTCATGAAGGACCTCGACAAGGCGCGTGAGCTCGCCGAGGTCATGGTCGCCCTCGGCACCGACGAAGGCGTGCGCACCGTCGCGCTGCTCACCGACATGAGCACCCCGCTGGGTCGCACCGCCGGCAACGCGATCGAGGTCGCGGAGTCGGTCGAGGTCCTGGCCGGTGGCGGCCCCGCCGACGTCGTCGAGCTGACGCTGGCCCTGGCCCGCGAGATGCTCGCCGGTGCCGGCCGCGAGGACGTCGACCCGGCGGACCGGCTCGCGGACGGCTCCGCCATGGACGCCTGGAAGGCGATGATCCGGTCCCAGGGCGGCGACCCGGAGGCGCCGTTGCCGGTGGCCCGCGAGTCCCACGTCGTGACCGCTCCGGAGTCGGGCACCCTGACCCGCCTGGACGCCATGGCCGTGGGGCTGGCCGCCTGGCGCCTGGGCGCCGGTCGCGCCCGCAAGGAGGATCCGGTCCAGGCCGGGGCCGGTGTCGTCTGGCACGCCCGCCCGGGCGACCGCGTCACGCAGGGTGAGCCGCTGTTCACCCTGCTGACCGACGAGCCCGACCGCTTCGAGCGCGCGCTGGCGTCGCTGGAGGGCGGCTACGACATCGGCGACGAGACGACGTACGCCGCCTCGCCGCTGGTGATCGACCGGATTAGCTGAGCAGCAGCACGATCGACTCGGCCACGCAGGCCGGCTTGTCGACGCCCTCGATCGTGATGACGTGCTTCATCGTGGCCTGCGTGCCGGCCGGCAGGTCGACCACCTCGCCCATCGTGACCGTCGACCGCAGGCGCTGGCCGACGAGCACGGGGTGGGGGAAGCGGACCTTGTTGAGGCCGTAGTTGAGCTTGGCGCCGGGCGTCTCCAGGCTGAACACCTGGCTGCCCAGGAACGGGATGAGCGAGAGCGTGAGGTAGCCGTGGGCGACGGTGCCGCCGAACGGACCGGCCTTCGCGCGCTCCACGTCGACGTGGATCCACTGGTGGTCCCCGGTCGCCTCCGCGAACTGGTCGACGCGCTCCTGCTCGATCCTCACCCACTCGCTGGTGCCGAGCTCCTCGCCTGCGGCGGCGGCGATCTCGTCGAGACTGGCGAACACGCGCATCCTGGGCCTCCTGGGGTCCGGGTCGTCGGAGGGGTGGTGATTGGATGACGAGATGACCACCACCCTCTCGGAACCTATCGCTCCGACCCGTGAGCAGGTCCGGCAGGCTCCCAAGGTCCTCCTGCACGACCACCTCGACGGCGGGCTGCGCCCGGCGACGATCATCGAGCTCGCGCGCGAGGTCCACCACGAGCTTCCGGCCGACGAGCCGGAGGCGCTGGGCCGCTGGTTCGCCGAGGCCGCCGACTCCGGCTCGCTGGTGCGCTACCTGGAGACCTTCGACCACACCGTCGCGGTGATGCAGACCGGACCCTCGCTCACCCGCGTCGCGCGCGAGTGCGTCGAGGACCTCGTCGCCGACGGGGTCGTCTACGCCGAGATCCGCTACGCCCCGGAGCAGCACGTCTCCCACGGGCTGACCCTGGACGAGGTGGTCGCGGCAGTCCAGGAGGGCTTCGACTCGGCCACCGAGGCGGCCGGCGGACGCATCGTCGTACGCCAGCTGCTGACCGCGATGCGTCACCAGGCCCGGTCGATGGAGATCGCCGAGCTGTCGATCGCGTGGCGTGACCGCGGCGTCGCCGGGTTCGACATCGCCGGCGCCGAGGCCGGCTACCCCCCGACCCGGCACCTGGACGCGTTCGAGTACCTGCAGCGCGAGAACTCCCACTTCACCATCCATGCCGGCGAGGCGTTCGGGCTGCCGTCGATCTGGCAGGCGATCCAGTGGTGCGGCGCGGACCGGCTGGGCCACGGCGTGCGGATCGTCGACGACATCACCGTCGCCGACGACGGCGCCGTGACGCTCGGCCGCCTGGCGGCCTACGTGCGCGACAAGCGGATCCCCCTCGAGATGTGCCCGGCCTCCAACGTGCAGACCGGCGCCGCCACCTCGATCGCCGAGCACCCGATCGGACTGCTCACCGACCTGCGCTTCCGGGTGACCGTCAACACCGACAACCGGCTCATGAGCCAGACCTCGATGACCGACGAGATGACCTCGCTGGTGGACGCGTTCGGCTACACGCTCGACGACCTGCGGTGGTTCACCCTCAACGCGATGAAGTCGGCGTTCCTGCCCTTCGACGAGCGGCTCGCGATCATCGACGAGGTCATCAAGCCGGGCTACGCGGCGCTGTCGGCGCGGTCGGGCCCGCCGGTGTAAGGGGCGGGGGCGGCAAGCGGCACGTTTTCCCCTCCGCGGCCGGGGAAGGATCGCGCCCATGCGTGCCTCGAGCCTTGCCGTCTTGCTGCTCCTCGCGCCGCCGCTCCTCGCGGCCTGCGGGGAGGACGAGGAGGCCCCCGAGCAGGTCGAGGCCAAGGCGCTGCCTGCCAACCTCTGCACCGCCGTGCCGGCCGAGGTGGTCGAGCGCTGGGCGCTCGTGGAGGACGTCCACGACACCACGGAGTCTGCCGACGAGAACAAGGCGACCTGCACCATGAGCGGCACCGCCCGGGGCGCGCCGGTGACCCTCGAGGTCTCCCTATCCTCCTTCGCCGCGGACGACGACGACGCGGTACGGAAGCGGATGGAGGAGGCGCTGGAGGAGCGGTGCTCGCGGCTCGAGTCGGCCGGTACCGGCCAGGTCACCGACGAGGACGGCCGGTGCGCGGTCGAGAGCCCGCCCGAGCCGGAGGGGGAGCGCGGCGCCGTCACGGAGTACTCGCTGGCGCGGGCCGCCAACGGCATCTCGTCGGTGACGATGGTGCACCACGGGCCGCTGTTCGGCTCGGTGGGCGCCGAGGTCGTGGGCATCGGCGGCACGATCTCGCAGACCGACCCCGCCGACCTCGGCTGAGGGACGCCTCAGCCGCCCGACGGGGTGACGACGAGCCACAGCCGGTCCCACCCAGCCAGGGCGAGCCGGTGTCCGGCCGCCGCGTCACGGGTCACCTCGACGACGCGGCCCGTCGAGGGCTCGTAGACGCGCAGGTGCGGCACGGCCGGCGCAGCAGGCAGCGCGAGGACCACGTGTCGCGGGCACCAGCGGCTGCCGACGTACAGCGCCGCCGCCCGCCCGGACCGGACCGCCGTACGGGCCCGGTCGAAGGCGGCGGCAGGGCGGAGCAGCGCGAGCCGGCTGGCGTAGCGCGTCGCCGGAGAGCCGGGAGACGCGAGCCTCGAGAGCTCGCGCGCCACGGCCCACGGGGGCGTACCCAGCGCGCGCGGCCATGGCAGCTGAAGGCCGGGACCGGAGACCCTGGTGACACGGCGGTGCGTGGCCAGGGCGTCGCGGGCGAAGCCGCCGGGGGTCATCGCCGCGGCGTAGTCCGCGTCGACCAGCATCCGGGCGGCCACCAGTGCGCTGGCACCGCACGAGCGCGCGTCGGGCTGGCGAAGCCCACCGCCGAGCAGGGCGGCGGGATCGCTCATCGCCGTGCGACTCCCGCGCGCAGGTCGCGCAGCGCGGTCCAGGCCTGGTCGGGGGAGACCGGGGTGCAGCCCAGGTCGACCGCGCGCTGAACCACGCGGCGCTGGCCCCGCAGCAGGGCCAGACCGCGGCGGGCCAGTACGAGCGGCGGCTTGCGGTGCTCGCGCAGGTCGCGGGTCAACCGGCGCCAGAAGGTCACGGCCGGATGTTGGCGCACGCAGTACGCCGCGGCCAGGTGTCCCTGCTCGCGGCAGCGGGGCACGATCTCCTGGGCGAAGATCCCCTCGGCGACGAAGAGCGGCTCGGGTCCGAGCTCCAGCGTCTGCCACCCGTACCGGCCGTCCTGGGCGATCTCGTAGACCGGCACCTCGGCGCGGCCGGTCTCGCAGAGCGCCTCGATCGCGGCCAGCGCCTCGTCGGACAGCCAGGAGTCGGGGTGGTCCCAGTCGACCAGGCCGGCGTTCGCACCGGTGGCGATCCGGGGCAGGGTGGGGTCGCCAGCGCTCTTGTAGAAGTCGTCGAGGCGCAGGACCGGGAGCCCGAGACGCTCGGCGAGGCGGGACTTGCCGGCCCCCGAAGGGCCGGCGAGGACGACCACCTGCGCGCGCACGCGCCCAGTCTGCCGCACCCCGCACCGGCGGGGGCAGCGGCCTCGATACGCTGCGCCCGTGGCCGCCATCGAGATCGACGACCTCGTGAAGACCTACGGCACGCTCACCGCGGTCGACAGGGTCAGTCTCCAGGTCGCGGAAGGGGAGTTCTTCGGAATCCTGGGTCCCAACGGCGCCGGCAAGACCACACTCCTGGAGATGGTCGAGGGGCTGCGCCGCCCCGATCGCGGGAGCGCCCGCGTGCTCGGAGTCCCGGTCTGGCCGCGCAACCCGGCGCTCCTGCCCCGGATCGGGGTCCAGCTCCAGGCGTCGTCGTTCTTCGAGCGGCTGACGGCGCGCGAGCAGATCCACACCTTCGCCGCGCTGTACGGCGTACCGACCGCCGCGGCCGACGACTGGCTCGAGCGGGTCGGCCTCGTCGACAAGGCCG includes the following:
- a CDS encoding ABC transporter permease; the protein is MTVTLETQTGEVAKVRGPADVRRQVKMVVLFALVTLALAIFYLDIQDPAVRYLLDNTPGEEPQEANAKVVVAVAFAVSLVALVLAALNKLPPGALTVAAAVLVGLAFLVGFIVWNYTDQSGPGQLTITNPLPGTVKYAVPLVFGALAGTLCERAGVINIAIEGQFLMAAFFAAVVASFAGRAEYGLLGGIAAGVAMAALLAVFAMRYRVNQVVLGVVLIALATGLTDFLLSQIPSDQDVRDKLNNPQTLGPLPDAGIPFLSSLADSLTGIPVLGPTVFNQTLLAYLMYVSVIVVAFVLFQTRWGLRVRSVGEHPKAADTVGLKVNRLRWQAVLLGGVFAGLGGAYFTVGSNGAFASDMSAGNGFIALAAVIMGRWHPVYATFAALFFGLMTTLSFQLKFIEKVPSDLLVALPYLATIIAVAGLVGRVRPPAADGEPYVKS
- a CDS encoding cytidine deaminase; the encoded protein is MDFDWEALRAHAVEIAGRAYAPYSGYRVGAAALADDGRLLVGCNVENASYGVGLCAECGLVSQLSATGGGRLTHFVCVNGESQVIMPCGRCRQLLSEHGGPELLLMTPEGVRPMTEVLPQAFGPADLT
- a CDS encoding BMP family lipoprotein, producing MKKTVRMAAVVGLAVASLAACGEKSDDNDGGDKAKSIDFKACMVSDSGGFDDKSFNQTSLKGLTDAEDEIGVEAATVESASDAEYADNIQSLVDEGCKEITTVGFLLGDATRAAAEKNGDVDFAIVDFEFTDAKTFEPNPPENAKGLMFDTGQPSYLAGYLAAGTSKTGKVGTFGGLNIPTVTIFMEGFRKGVEAYNEAKGTDVQVIGWDGKDGSFTEDFEDQAKGQQVAEQMIQQGADIIFPVAGPAGLGGLKAAKDNSAWGIWVDTDGCESAAEYCDILLTSVVKAMDVAVKDAIQASVDDTFNNEVYTGTLENGGVGLADFGPDVSEELQSEVEDLKDKLISGEITLD
- a CDS encoding amidohydrolase, giving the protein MTDITAVISDVVDKYDAELIELRRDLHAHPELSWEETRTTDIVAAKVEAAGWRVSRLTRTGIVAEIGHGERVVALRADMDALPVKDVTGDPWASTVPGAAHACGHDVHTTALIGAAQALGAVADTGLLPGRVRLLFQPAEEVMPGGALDLIAQGAIAGVERVFALHCDPAVDVGRVGLRSGPLTSAADRIEVHLRGTGGHTSRPHLTGDLTFALAKVTTELPAVLSRRMDPRAGVSVVWGVVQAGSAPNVIPDRGLVGGTVRILDAVAWSECETIIREAVIDIVRPYGVTATLDYQQGVPPVVNEVRSNEILAASVHDVLGPGAQVEVHQSLGGEDFGWYLDRVPGAMMRLGTRTPGGATYDLHQGNLRVDERAVGIGARLLARSATRALVTDW
- a CDS encoding thymidine phosphorylase, which translates into the protein MSEHDAIEVISAKRDGRELSDSQIDWVIDAYTRGGVADEQMASLAMAILLNGMSRPEIARWTAAMIASGERMDFSSLSRPTADKHSTGGVGDKITLPLAPLVAACGVAVPQLSGRGLGHTGGTLDKLESIPGWRAALSNEELLAQLESVGAVICAAGDGLAPADKKLYALRDVTGTVEAIPLIASSIMSKKIAEGTGALVLDVKVGTGAFMKDLDKARELAEVMVALGTDEGVRTVALLTDMSTPLGRTAGNAIEVAESVEVLAGGGPADVVELTLALAREMLAGAGREDVDPADRLADGSAMDAWKAMIRSQGGDPEAPLPVARESHVVTAPESGTLTRLDAMAVGLAAWRLGAGRARKEDPVQAGAGVVWHARPGDRVTQGEPLFTLLTDEPDRFERALASLEGGYDIGDETTYAASPLVIDRIS
- a CDS encoding adenosine deaminase, whose protein sequence is MTTTLSEPIAPTREQVRQAPKVLLHDHLDGGLRPATIIELAREVHHELPADEPEALGRWFAEAADSGSLVRYLETFDHTVAVMQTGPSLTRVARECVEDLVADGVVYAEIRYAPEQHVSHGLTLDEVVAAVQEGFDSATEAAGGRIVVRQLLTAMRHQARSMEIAELSIAWRDRGVAGFDIAGAEAGYPPTRHLDAFEYLQRENSHFTIHAGEAFGLPSIWQAIQWCGADRLGHGVRIVDDITVADDGAVTLGRLAAYVRDKRIPLEMCPASNVQTGAATSIAEHPIGLLTDLRFRVTVNTDNRLMSQTSMTDEMTSLVDAFGYTLDDLRWFTLNAMKSAFLPFDERLAIIDEVIKPGYAALSARSGPPV
- a CDS encoding MaoC family dehydratase, whose product is MRVFASLDEIAAAAGEELGTSEWVRIEQERVDQFAEATGDHQWIHVDVERAKAGPFGGTVAHGYLTLSLIPFLGSQVFSLETPGAKLNYGLNKVRFPHPVLVGQRLRSTVTMGEVVDLPAGTQATMKHVITIEGVDKPACVAESIVLLLS
- a CDS encoding ABC transporter ATP-binding protein gives rise to the protein MRLEIKGLTKRFGSFTANDGIDLTIEPGEIHCLLGENGAGKSTLMNMLYGLLDPTEGEILLDGTPVTFETPGDAMAAGIGMVHQHFMLVPVFTVAENVMLGREQTHALGVLNRKQAAAKVRELSDRYRLAVDPEALVENIPVGVQQRVEIIKALANDAKVLILDEPTAVLTPQEIDELMEIMRALKERGTSIIFITHKLREVKAIGDKISVIRRGKLVGTAEPSASEAELAEMMVGRAVKLKVDKAPAEPGATVLDVQGMTVIDNRGVAVVKDVSFEARAGEVLGIAGVQGNGQTELIKSLLGLLKPSAGEILLEGQNISRHGPRESLDDGIGYIPEDRSHDGYVGPFSVRENLVLDLYRNDEFSHGMRLDLDAMTRNAAHRIEEFDIRTETMETPVSSLSGGNQQKVVVAREFSRPLKVLIAAQPTRGVDVGSIEFIHQRIIQERDHGTAVIIVSTELDEIFALSDRIAVMFDGRIVGTVSPDIKREDIGLMMAGAHDPEEVSA
- a CDS encoding ABC transporter permease produces the protein MTDATTTGPPPEGEAAPPPASPEQPRRPERAGAAWLPDVTTTLAAIGLALVIGALLIGLSDEEAVEALPYLFSYPQDFFSAAGRAIWDSYSALVSGSVGDLDSIGTTLVRSAPLICAGLGVTLAFRAGLFNIGAQGQLVVGALFAGYVGFTWDLPAPIHIVAALLAGMIGGALWGATAGILKARTGAHEVITTIMLNYLATKFLLNYLLSKDAFQRAGSDNAQSPAPLDSAILPSLGTVHAGVALAFLAAVAVWWLIERSTFGFQLRAVGANADAARTAGMNVARVYTMAMLLAGLLAGLAATMNILGKGDSLSGGMAGTIGFDAITVALLGRATPLGTVLAGLLFGALSVGGVAMQASAGTPDELAYVLQALIVLFVAAPALVRGALRMRGQGGATTVMAKGWGS